One genomic window of Nicotiana sylvestris chromosome 10, ASM39365v2, whole genome shotgun sequence includes the following:
- the LOC138879255 gene encoding tropomyosin-2-like, producing MEKNQLHSTTNVELDSKINIMKAKTEKLQSKIEKVRAKLQDQEDSIHFEKSYDIYHKKRKTLEESKEGNANIDDCIAKAHELETTTLKNLPARLVASESSNTNSEYLGIEEETEKES from the coding sequence ATGGAGAAGAATCAACTTCACTCGACCACCAATGTGGAGCTGGATTCCAAAATCAACATTatgaaagctaaaactgaaaaACTCCAATCCAAGATTGAAAAAGTCCGAGCTAAACTCCAAGACCAAGAAGATTCTATCCACTTCGAGAAAAGCTATGACATATATCATAAAAAGAGAAAGACTTTGGAGGAATCCAAAGAAGGCAATGCAAACATTGATGACTGCATTGCCAAAGCTCATGAACTGGAGACAACCACTCTCAAGAACCTCCCAGCTCGGCTCGTTGCTTCTGAATCTTCGAATACTAACTCCGAGTATTTGGGAATCGAAGAGGAAACTGAAAAGGAATCTTAA